One window of the uncultured Umboniibacter sp. genome contains the following:
- the scpB gene encoding SMC-Scp complex subunit ScpB, translating into MDKLTRANIVEALIFTSDEPVSKERMKRVFGDAPPTSAELDESLAIITERQCGGVQLQRVASGWRFAAIDEAIPYLSTQHEERPQKYSRAMLETLALIAYKQPLTRGEIEDVRGVAVSSHIMRTLSERGWVKVVGHKEVPGRPSLYATTPAFLDYFNLRSLSELPSLDELRDLEEIGRDVFTSAEITDDYTSVTHESADYALNEEN; encoded by the coding sequence ATGGATAAACTTACCCGCGCAAATATTGTTGAGGCGCTCATATTTACCTCCGACGAGCCCGTCAGTAAAGAGCGAATGAAACGCGTATTCGGCGATGCGCCGCCCACCTCTGCAGAGTTGGATGAATCGCTCGCAATTATTACTGAGCGACAGTGCGGTGGAGTTCAGCTCCAAAGGGTAGCCAGTGGCTGGCGTTTCGCAGCCATCGACGAAGCAATCCCGTATCTCTCTACTCAGCACGAGGAGCGTCCGCAAAAATATTCTCGCGCAATGCTGGAAACTCTCGCATTAATAGCGTATAAGCAGCCCCTCACACGGGGTGAGATTGAAGACGTTCGCGGGGTAGCCGTTAGTTCGCACATTATGAGAACACTTAGTGAGCGCGGATGGGTGAAAGTTGTCGGTCACAAAGAGGTGCCAGGCAGACCCTCTCTCTACGCAACGACGCCGGCTTTCTTAGATTATTTCAACCTGAGATCGCTAAGTGAGCTACCTTCATTAGACGAGCTTCGTGATTTAGAAGAAATCGGCCGTGATGTATTCACGAGTGCTGAGATTACTGATGATTATACTAGCGTGACGCACGAAAGTGCCGATTACGCCCTAAACGAGGAAAACTAA
- a CDS encoding segregation/condensation protein A, protein MDNETDDGVIVAGATVTELPKDLFIPPDALKVILESFQGPLDLLLYLIRKQNIDILDINVAEITRQYMSYIEMMHSLELELASEYLVMAATLAEIKSRMLLPRSSEHDDDDEDPRAALIRRLQEYERFKAAALRIDNLPRVGREIYLAEPASYAPIVERAHPDVYLGELSLAFAEALKRASMFESHQVAREQLSTRERMSQILDRLAGRTELSRFSDLFDGREGRQGVVVTFLAIMELIKESLLDIVQSEQYGEIRVKRRQEDVFNG, encoded by the coding sequence TATACCTCCCGATGCGCTGAAGGTGATCTTGGAATCGTTCCAAGGTCCGCTGGATCTGCTTTTATACCTCATTCGCAAGCAAAACATCGACATACTCGACATCAACGTCGCTGAGATCACTCGCCAGTACATGTCTTATATTGAGATGATGCATAGCCTTGAGCTTGAGTTGGCTTCTGAATACTTAGTGATGGCGGCAACACTGGCTGAAATCAAATCAAGAATGCTGTTGCCCCGGAGTTCCGAGCACGACGACGATGATGAAGATCCTCGGGCAGCATTGATCCGCCGTTTACAGGAGTATGAACGATTTAAGGCTGCGGCGTTGCGAATAGATAACCTTCCTAGAGTGGGTAGAGAAATTTATTTAGCCGAACCAGCGAGCTACGCGCCAATCGTTGAGCGAGCTCACCCCGATGTCTATCTAGGTGAGTTGAGTCTGGCCTTCGCGGAAGCGTTGAAGCGTGCCAGCATGTTTGAATCACATCAGGTTGCTCGCGAACAGCTGAGTACCCGTGAGCGGATGTCGCAGATTCTCGACCGCCTTGCGGGGCGCACCGAACTCTCACGCTTTAGCGATTTGTTTGACGGACGCGAAGGGCGGCAGGGGGTCGTGGTGACATTCCTTGCTATCATGGAGCTGATCAAAGAGTCACTTCTGGATATCGTGCAATCTGAGCAGTATGGTGAAATTCGCGTTAAACGACGTCAGGAGGACGTTTTCAATGGATAA